In Rhodamnia argentea isolate NSW1041297 chromosome 1, ASM2092103v1, whole genome shotgun sequence, the genomic window GCCTATGGGTGCTGTAATGGACAAAACTAATCATATTGGGTGTCAACGCTAGTCTCACATCTTAATACGCAAGTAGCTTGACCCAATAGCTTAAAGATCCAGTCCATTATACGTTGGTCAAGTCCTCAAATGGGAGAcctaagtacactacaagtgtcaaaacttatgtacggcgctcattttagtgtcaaaatattcaaaacgatcaattaagtattaaaaaagatcaattcaatgccaaaactttcaaattgataacttaagtgccttttttaaaaaaacgatcacttaagtgctaaatttttttaaaaacattcacTTCAGTGTCAACCAACACAATGTAGCCACGTCATCCCAAATCGAGTTGGTAtttaagttatcgttttgaaaattttagcactaaagtgagtatcgtataaaagttttgacacttataatatattttaacCTCAAAAGGGATATAGCCCTTTTCGTCCTAGTGATCACTCCCCAACCCTCTCCAGATCGGCCGATGGACAAGAACACCATACTTTTTTATCTGATTGGTTTATGTCTCCCATGACTATTCATTAATTTAGTACCAAgttgtccttttcttctcttcttttccacaAGCCTCGCCAATGGTTTTACCAATGACGAAAGAGAGCTTCTTCTACGGTCGATCCGTTCACCGCGTGGGGAAGCACTAAAAGCCTTCTTCAATGATAGCATTAGACTTTGGCTAGCAAAAACTTCAGCAGTAAGCGCAGTTGCTCGCCCGTGACATGGAAGTTTAAATACCATGTCCCCagagatttttcttcttttttttttttcatatactaGCTTAGGGTTTTGTAATGATTTGAAGCAATCATGTTGGGTCTCCACGAGATTATCGCATCTTAAAATGTAAATAGCTTGATCCAGTAGCTTAAGGATCCAGTACATTCCACGGGGGCCAAATCCCCCAAAGCAAAAATGCCCTCTCTGCCCTGGTAATCACTCCCAACTCTCCTTAGATGGCTTGAGTTTAAGTCCATTCTCGAGCCACACAACCTACTGGAAGGGTTCCTACTTTGTCCGTATTTGTTCCGACCTGACCTGACTACGTCAATGGGGACTAAACTTCAAAAGGGGTATGTAAAGGAGTACTACAAATggggaaattgtcaaaagaatCTTAATCCTTTCGTCAtatttccaattcagtcctaaaccttttaagtcgGCCGATTCATTCATAAACGTTTTCacctttttccaattcagtcatgttggctgaaaatcgctgatgtaaaCGCCGGCCATCATACGTGGCATAGTCGGTGCTaacattgacaaattttaataaatttttaatacttttctaattttttttttcccttttttcccctttctcgGTTCAGGGACCGGCAGGACTGCCGGCATCATGTATTGGTTCCCTCGCAGGTTTGGGCGGTGAAGTTCCTTTCGTGCCCGGATTCCCAATTGCTCTTGTTCACATGCGCAAATCCTGAGAGACATAACATCTGTTCGCATGAGATAGATGGTTCCTTCTTTAGGTGGTCCCGTAGTAGCGGTGATAACTCTTTAATTATTCATCTGTTATGTTCAACAAGTAGAGAGAACCATCATTTTCTAGGATAGTGTCGCGTTGCTACCGACTCCATAAGTGCGGGACAACCAGTAAAGTTCGTGCGTGTTCGACTATCTACCAGATATTACGAGGTTTGCATTTGTTTGCATGTCAAGACGAAATATACTGGTCGATGGGTCCCTGTGCGAAGCGTTGGAAGTGATAATATTGCCCTGCCAAGACGGTATCGGTTGGCGAATCGATACCCTGCCATATTTTGTCCGCCCCCTTGAGTTGTACAGAACAAAATTGCCCATTTCGAACATGGAAGCCGAGACCTCTGTCTCGGTACCTGTCACACCCCAATTCCTACGAGAATAGGGTAATGACATGGTCATCCTTTCACTCAAAGGATGCAGCCTCAAAATGTAACATGTTTAacctaatatatatataaaaggtcATGCGGTTACGGTAACAAAGCCTTCTataaaccaacaaaaagatacgcGTAGTTAGCAAAGATTTTAGAAGCTCATCAAGTATACATACAACTTATACAAAAAAATCCCCTATCAAAAACCCCCTACTAATGAAGCGCTCTCCTACTTGTGCAACACTAAAAAACCTGAAAAACAAGTAAGGTGAAAGGAGTAAGCTAATACGGCTCATtgagtaatacatttcttctaagcggatcgaacaaTCACTGTGCacctttataaaaataatatacttCCAGCAAATCCTTTTACATATAAGGTTAACAACACTTATAACTTACAATCATAGATCAACAATCAATAGTCAATCCATTGAGTAATCCCAAACCAAgtatcaatggtctatccaccgattaatctcaatcaaagcaaaagacAATGATCCACTCCATCGACTACTAGAATGCTCTATATCGGACTATGGTCACGTTTAGCGCCATGACAAAGGCggccaagtttacccctcttaGCTAGGTCTACCACCTATATCGATCGGTGGTGCGGCCCGGAAGGACGTCTTGATAGTATGCATACCTCTCCCACTCAATGGGTTCTTAACATAGCGATATTAGCATGGCACATAAAGCACAATCTCCAATAATccaatcaaaatcagaatcatctCATAACAACTCAAACAAACTCTACAATAGCATTTATcgacaaaatgcatttcataaaccgtatatatatatatatatagctttcGGATATTCCCTTCGCAAAACATTTATTCAAGGCATTTCAAaccattttctttccaaaaatacTACAAACAATACATTTCAAAGCTTTATCAGTCAACGACAAAATGTAGTAAATGTTCGATCCatttatgcaagaaatatgctcttttcttattttataacatatctagtattctttttttttttctttctcaatctcgaaacatgagtttacaaactcaaagaagaaaagtactacTCACCCGATAAAGCCAAAATCCAACTACGTTGGTCACTCGAACCGACTCATCCAAATCCCtatccaatatatagaaaaacagATCAAATGgagtaacaagtcatcctaacgtatgacttagctaaactacacttattAGTGACAAAACAACGACTAGGCGTCAACGGAAACTTGTCCCTAACAGAGATTCAATGTTGTCTGCTATGGACAGCTACGCACCAAAAccgttaaggccataacttcctccatcgaactccgtttcaagccatcttactgtccacgcgaaacttgttcaacgtactacaaaagtctcaacatgGCCAACCTCAGCCGATAACTGGAAACTAATGAAATCAGGTCTCAAAGTTTACTGTTCGCGCTGTATCGTAGCACAccagaatttgaaaattttgttccgggcaaaccgtagtgtcaaattaagatccgtTGAATCCTACGGgtccataacatcctaaagtttctttttcaagcaaaaacaCAGCCAATCACCCATGAGATCAGACACAATAGCTCagttttcccaaaaattcaaattttgccctaaatccgaaaaatcactTCAATCGGAGGGATGAGAGGTGCGAGCCCTTACCTAGCGCTGCAACACGTAGTGGAACAAATTCGGCGAGGCGTTTGTGGCGGGTGGCGCACGCACgtgactcttttttttctttctttctttttccctttctcctctctcctttccctttctcttcttttcttcctttcctttttctattctggTCGTGCGGCTTAAAAGGGGTGGTTGACTgccctcttttactttttcttttcctctttttttttttaaatggtgggTCCACCACCTTGGTCGACCTGGTCAAAAAGGGCCAAATATTACAGTACCATTGGCAACAAGCGTCTCTCGTGCTTCTGCGGACTGCAGGACAAGTATCCCGCGGCCAGTGAAGAGCAGGGTGGAATTACTCGGGACGGGAGGGCTGTTTCAGTTGGCGGTCTGGTTCACGGCTCATACTAGAGTTCTCGGGAGGAAGACTCTTGACAGAGTTCCACCGTCACTCTGGTGGAATCCGAATACGAAGAGGCCAGAAGGCAAGAGCCACGAGGAGTTGGTGGCGTCGGGGGTGAGAGATGGAACAAGGCTTATGTTCTTCTGTCCCCGTGAAGTTGCAATTGGAAAGATGAATGCAAATGACAGGGCAGTGGAGCAACCATAGAAGTGAAGCGCCTGTAATGGAGGTTATGCAGTTGTTGAGCCTGTCTTTTAATGTTTGAACTTGTTTTGTAGGGGCGAGCATGGTTCAAGGTAGAATGGGGAGTTGAAGAGCCGGACCAATTGGTTCCAAGTTTCAGTGTAAGCAGGATATGTTTCAggttctaaaaattagaaaacctaTTCCGACGGGTAAGTTCCAGGTATGTTTCTGTAACCAGAAACCTCGAACAAGTTCTTGTACTTTTCTTGATACGTGTATTCGTGCAATCCTATAGTATTCTATGACGTCCGACAATAAGTGTCTAATATAAGTTGGGTTAAGCATGGCAACGCAAAAATCTAGCGCTCGAAGACTTGGACTTACATCACGAATCTGCGGTGGAAAAGGAAGCACGTTTGTTTATCATGGCAACTCTTTAATTGGGTCAAGATAATGTGGTTGATTGAGCATCCAATGTGAGTCGTGGGATCTAGGATTCCAAACAAAAGGGATTTTCTATTTTGTCCGAGATAAGAAAAGTTGGcaatttaaaaggtttaataAATATTGATGATTTACTCAAATTAAGAGATAATAACACAAAAATTATCTGGATAAGATATATGATAactttaaaaatcaaataatcatCCCTAATTCGGATAGGCAAAACTAGTTGGTAACTTAATTGGAGAAAGCCTTTAGTAGGTAATTTCTAAACAAAGTTTGTAAGCTTAATGGGTTGGTAAAAAAGACAAGGTAAAGTATGAAACTAAATAGAAAAGTAgacaaatatggaaaaaaaatcaaataagtgtTCTTAAGCAACTCAAGTGAGAGCAAAGCAAAACTAGCCAGTAACCAGAAGAGAGAATAGCAGAGAAAGAACAGAGATAGTTGCATTCAAATGGAAAACAAGCATTGCGCCGTAGCATGAATAAATCTCTCAGAACAGTTTTTACATATGGTACTGACCATCAAATGCATTTCTGTCGATGGCGATCAGCACAGTTGTGGCGGAAGTCTAGATGGCACTAAGGAAGGAAGTAGGACAAGGAGGCATCGGAATGTCCACCGTGCCTTCCAGCATCAGGAGCACCTTCCTCATCGAAGGACGGAGCGACGGCTCTTCAAGGATGCACCAAAGAGCCACTTTAACCAGTCTCTCCAACTGTCTTCTGTCGATCGATTCATCATTGACGAGTTTCTCTAGCTCGCGAGCCAGGAAACAGCTATAGACCCATTCTTCGAGAATGGCTTCATCATCGGGAAGGCTCCAATCCACGCTTCTTCGGCAGCAGATGATCTCCAGCAACACGATGCCAAAGCTGTAAACGTCTGCTTTCACCGTCACTGGCAAATTCTTGTGCCACTCTGGCGCGACGTAACCCCTTGTTCCTCTAATCCCCGTCATGGTGTTGGTTTGATCTGGCTTCAGCAGCTTCGATAACCCGAAATCAGATATTTTGGCTTGCCTACATTCGTCGATCAGTATGTTCTGTGGCTTGATATCGCAGTGAATGATCTGGGTTTTGCACTCTTCGTGTAGATAGAGGAGGCCTCTGGCTATGTTCCGAGCGATTCCCATTTTTTCATCCCAGCAAGGTTGTTTTTCGGGCGTGAAGAGTAGATCTGCGAGCGACCCATTGCTCATGTACTCGTACACCAAAAGCCTGTCGGCACCATCAAGACAATAACCAAGCAATTGGACGAGACTCCGGTGATGAGTCCTCCCGATGATTTTCACCTCTGTTTGGAATTCGCTTTCACCATCCGATGAGACCTTCTCTAGTTTCTTAACAGCTACATCCTCGAGGCTATTCAACAGTGTACCTTTATACACTGTCCCGAATGCTCCCTTGCCAATCTCTTGGGCGAAATCTTTGGTTACTCTCTTCAGCTCTTCATAAGTAAATGATCTCGGCGAAATATTCTCTATCATTCTACTACTTCCCTCCTTGGGAAGTACTTCATATAGTCGAACCCGATATCTGTAAACAATGAATCCCGACACTGCCAGTGTGACTAATGCGAAAGCCGTAGAAGATGCAATTGCAACTAGAATGTCTCTCTGAGAAGGTCTTTTCTTGCCCTCCGGCATGAAGCCGTTGGTGCCATTCTCTTTAGATCCAGTCTCTCCTACCTTGATGAAGAGTACATTCGCATTGCTGAGGTCTCTCCTGCCATATCTCAGCGGAAGCCTCTGCTTTCTGCAGGATTGCTCCTCGTATATCACGGCTTCGCAATTGCAATCCTGCAAGCATGCCTTTTGACATTCTTCGTTGGTTGAAAAAGTAAGAACGGCATACGCAGCATCCTCCCATACAGTGTTAGAAACCGCTGGAGTAGTGTACCCAGTGGCCGCGTCCATTCTCGTGCAGCTTTCTGCACTGAAGTTCCTCTCGCACCCGGATGTCCAGTTCCCCTGGTTCACAGGTACGAATCCTGGAAGACACTTGCACTCAGCGATTTGGTCGTTCATGGCACAAAACCCGTTGAGCCCGCATAAGCCCTTGGGGCTACATTTGTCCTCAGAAGACCGCCATATTTCGGACAAATCGGGGGTCGCGTTGTATGAATACAGTCGGAAAATCCCATCTGTGTCGATTCTCATAAGGTAGAACATCCCTTCCTTAGGAGGTCCTCTACTTGTGGTGATATTCTTTAGATATTTACCTGTTGTGTTCAACAGGTAGAGAAAACCGTCATTATCTAGGTATAGTGTCACATTGTCACCGGCTCCGCCGGTGCCAGCTTCCCAGTAAGCGTACGAGGCCGTGTCTGGAGTATCTACAGGATACTGCACGAGGTTTCCATCCTTTTGCATGTTGAGGCGAAAGATGCCGGTTGATTGGTCGCTCTCGGAAGCGCTCGAGAACAACTGTTGGCCTGCTGATAAATGCTGGCCTGCCAAGAGGGTATCAGTCGGTGAATCAAAAGTCTGCCAAATGACATCCCGCCGCGAGTTATACAGAACGAAATTGCCCGTGTCGAGCATAGAAGCTGAGACCGCAAAATCTGTCAGAATGGCGACGGACGTCTCTTGCGCTTCTGCAGACTGCAGGACAAGTCTCCCGTCGGTGGTGAAGCGCAGGGTGGAATTTATTGGGACCGGAGGATGGTCTCGGTTAGAGGTCCAGACTGGGATTTTACGCGGAGTTCGTGGAAGGAAAACACCGACCGCATAACCGTGGTCTCGCTGATAGAACCCAAATGCGAAGACACCGGAAGGCGAGAGCCAGGAGGAGTTGGTGGCGGTGTTGGGTGTGAGAGAAGCACCGAGGCTAATGTTGATCGGTGTATGTGCTGTCGCAGTTGCGAAGGCGAATGCAACTGAGAGAAGAAAGGGAAGCGTAGCAACCACAGGAATGAAGTGCCTGTACCGAAGGGCAGAATTAGCCATTAAAGCAAGCTGAGGTTTACTTCTAACGCTacagaatttcttttttttgttggtgggAAGAATCAGCTCTTCGGTCCATCCTTTATAGAGCTACATCAGCTTCTAATACAGAGAATCTTGACTCTACAAGTCTTCGTCAACGTAAGCATAAATCTTTGTTAAGTTTGTTTTGGGCCATACAAAAAAAtagcaattaattaaaaattattatggggtcCACTCTTTAAAGAATTTGTGACTCACAACATACGGTTAGTTCTCACAGTTGTCAACCTATTATTTTGgcacaaatatttttggttCTTAAGAAGAAACAATTTGAGAAGGTTCAATTGTCCGAAATTCTATATACTCTCTATTTATATTTGATAGACTTGTATTCCAATATATActtgaattttaatattttcaaatccttCGAGGCATAAATAACTCAATTTTCTCCcatgaactatttgtgtcaATGGATTCGTTCGATCCAAAACTTGAGATAATGGGTGTAATCTTCGAACATGAAAAAGGTGAAGGGACCCACTAGCTATaggtgtcaaatgggtaggtaggatcaaatatggtccgacccatattaacccgtttaactcgttttgacccatattttatgACCTTTACTCGACCCATGCCCAACCCGCAACTAACCCATACCCGActtgacccattttgacccatattactaaaacactaaTATTCTAGGAAAACCTATACAACttatttaacctattttaaaCCCTTCAAATATATATGTTACGATCGAAGCTCATGGATGAAAAAAGTAGAATCCGACTTTCTTCGAGCAAAAGTGGTGGAAATGCAGCGGTGTCTCGTTCGATTTCTTCGTGCCTGGATGCCATTGGAGACGAAAGAGATGCGACTATGAAGAGACGATATGAGGTCGAGATGAACGTTCCTCTATTTCAGCTCCCTATTTCCCGCAATGGAGGTGGTCAATAGAAGGTGGTGGAGGGTGAAGGCCGCGGCGGGGGTAGCGAGCGGAGGCGGTGGCGGGTGGTGGCGAGAGGACAAAAAATGAGTCTAAATGGGAAGTTGAAAGCCATGGgccaaaaatgggtcaaaaataagttgagaaaaacccatatttgaatagacTTTATAAGCCTAAGCTCATATTTgacccttttttaaatttactaaaCTCATATGTGacccaagtgaataaaagtggGTTAAATATTAACACCTCTACCCACCACACCACTCCCCTTTCGGAAGTCCCGTCTGGAAGGGCTAGTTACTAGTTCGAATTTgatataaatttatatttttcggGAATTAGTTAGAATGTGTTCTTATCaaagaattcagaaaaaaaaaattataaaattgcagaacaattcttttttaattatatcagtTTAAAAAGAACGGTTTATTCCTTTTCACAGCAAACCatgaaaatccaaaagaaaatactgtTATACTAGTAAAGCCCTAACTTTTAACATCAGGTCCATATTTTTCATGGGAAAATGGAAATATGTTAGGGATGTGTCATGGTACAtaagacttttctttttcttttttttttttttttttgagcggTCAGAACATAGGACTCTTTTTCCATAGTTAATCTTAAGCATGTATTGCaggaataaagaaaattttctacAAACGGCCCAGTTCACTATTGATTTGAGGGTCTTGACTGGTCACCCTCTCACTAATCATAAAATTAAGAGTGGATAAGATCATAGTAATTActgatctcttttttttctttttaaccttATGTCATGGGCCTAGATGTCTCGCGTTCACATCCGTCGATGGTATTTCAATTACGTACCAAGTTGTCCTTTCTCTTTTCGTCTTGTTTTAGCTTTGACCAACAAGTTGTTCACTCCTGTCAATTTTGCCGTCGGGACCTACTTTGCGACAAGTCTTTCCAATGCATTTGTGAAGAACGCGAGGAAGCTTCTTCTACGGTTGATCCGTTCTACACGGGTGGGGAACCACTAGAAGCTTTTGAAGtcttctttcgttttcttcttctgcatGAGAAAGTCAGTGTCTTCTTCCGATAACTTTCCTTGCGGAGAATTGGCTTAAGCTACATTGACTGGCTTGATGATTACGTTTTAGATACGGCATCGTGAAGGGCGCTGGTAGTTATGGGCTTAGctacatcaagaagatattttaTCACGTGATCAGTCAAATCGTTCTGCTGCTCCTCGAACATCCTTCTCATCGTAGCCAGTAACGCTCAATTTGGCACCAATTGCCTTCTCTGCTCATTAGTGGGCAAAAGAATACttgaagtgtcaatatttatgaaCAACACTCACttcaatgctttttttttttttttggatcacttagaaaaaacgatcactaaAGTGccaaaaacgattacttaagtatcaattccgACCAAACAACACatgttgcaattttttattaatttttaatattatgtgaaatttttttaaaaaaagtcagtccacatgacaattttatatttaaaaaaaaatcagtccacaTGGACACCACTTGTACtatctttttacaaaataatataatatttttaaaaaattagctaaataacTATTCCATCTATCAAAAGATGGATTTAGAAGTGCTGATCACTTTCGGCTCATGCCATTGGCATGGACCACCGATGGCAATTGTGG contains:
- the LOC115731656 gene encoding G-type lectin S-receptor-like serine/threonine-protein kinase LECRK3 — encoded protein: MANSALRYRHFIPVVATLPFLLSVAFAFATATAHTPINISLGASLTPNTATNSSWLSPSGVFAFGFYQRDHGYAVGVFLPRTPRKIPVWTSNRDHPPVPINSTLRFTTDGRLVLQSAEAQETSVAILTDFAVSASMLDTGNFVLYNSRRDVIWQTFDSPTDTLLAGQHLSAGQQLFSSASESDQSTGIFRLNMQKDGNLVQYPVDTPDTASYAYWEAGTGGAGDNVTLYLDNDGFLYLLNTTGKYLKNITTSRGPPKEGMFYLMRIDTDGIFRLYSYNATPDLSEIWRSSEDKCSPKGLCGLNGFCAMNDQIAECKCLPGFVPVNQGNWTSGCERNFSAESCTRMDAATGYTTPAVSNTVWEDAAYAVLTFSTNEECQKACLQDCNCEAVIYEEQSCRKQRLPLRYGRRDLSNANVLFIKVGETGSKENGTNGFMPEGKKRPSQRDILVAIASSTAFALVTLAVSGFIVYRYRVRLYEVLPKEGSSRMIENISPRSFTYEELKRVTKDFAQEIGKGAFGTVYKGTLLNSLEDVAVKKLEKVSSDGESEFQTEVKIIGRTHHRSLVQLLGYCLDGADRLLVYEYMSNGSLADLLFTPEKQPCWDEKMGIARNIARGLLYLHEECKTQIIHCDIKPQNILIDECRQAKISDFGLSKLLKPDQTNTMTGIRGTRGYVAPEWHKNLPVTVKADVYSFGIVLLEIICCRRSVDWSLPDDEAILEEWVYSCFLARELEKLVNDESIDRRQLERLVKVALWCILEEPSLRPSMRKVLLMLEGTVDIPMPPCPTSFLSAI